One window of Parus major isolate Abel chromosome 12, Parus_major1.1, whole genome shotgun sequence genomic DNA carries:
- the USP19 gene encoding ubiquitin carboxyl-terminal hydrolase 19 isoform X6, which yields MSSSTNAPGQRRVSRGLDDATNKKKQKDRANQESKEELLLDWKQNADEIIIKLNLGSGALKVEDVHADFTDTDCVVKLPDGRQWSCQFYEEIEGSCSKIQCKKGNFLQLVLQKKIPLHTWSSLLKKRKDGSKELARGTACWENGKEKAASAELTPEESRVEGTEPPRSRREPSNPKRAPGRSEALGGKSPASPGTQSGPSAKRAVYLKVAPTEEEPNARVTGNTEPSKGHSGRAGSRRNGRASQVDAPVALADLALPLEKAVVLAKETVPVEMPPLAATTEVFPHRVATCVEKRVLQPGSPTEALQSRDCLPILGESSKVIPVATPPMGRDGEKRDWSKDDVALEAAADEPEPFVSLTFVKNDSYEKGNDLVVVHVYVKEIHKETSKVLFREQDFTLVFQTSDTNFLRLHPGCGPHTVFRWQVKLRNLIEPDQCTYNFTVSRIDVCLKKRQSQRWGGLEAPATRGAVGGAKVAMPTGPTPLDKNPPGSNQHPLSSKEEARTSDKEKPRVEDGALDGVAARTAPEHLAVKQEPHIPSPKPTCMVPPMTHSPVSAESVEDDEDEDEKKKVCLPGFTGLVNLGNTCFMNSVIQSLSNTRELRDYFHDRSFESEINYNNPLGTGGRLAIGFAMLLRALWKGTHHAFQPSKLKAIVASKASQFTGYAQHDAQEFMAFLLDGLHEDLNRIQNKPYTETVDSDGRPDEVVAEEAWQRHKMRNDSFIVDLFQGQYKSKLVCPVCSKVSITFDPFLYLPVPLPQKQKVLTVYYFAKEPHKKPIKFLVSISKENSSAMEVLDSVAHSVRVKPENLRLAEVIKNHFHRVFLPSNSLDTVSPTDLLLCFEVLSPELAKERVVELQVQQRPQVPSGPVAKCAACQKKQLPEDEKLKRCTRCYRVGYCNVACQKTHWPDHKASCRPENIGFPFLISVPESRLTYARLAQLLEGYARYSVSVFQPPFQLGRMSPEQGLQPLHSDKLEPLAKSSCAAVTSAPELGDGDRVSSLPQEPPLSPAVPELQPEMGDTTTVRSKVLTARSSLLSLDSGFSEHMESQGDSCCEKEPSYERALKPEAAIPGYQHTPDSLSARATQFYITKIDTANREHKLEDKGDTPLDLTDDCSLALVWKNNERLKEFVLVESKELECVEDPGSASEAARAGHFTLEQCLNLFTKPEVLAPEEAWYCPKCKQHREASKQLMLWRLPNVLIIQLKRFSFRSFIWRDKINDMVDFPVRSLDLSKFCIGRKGEQQLPMYDLYAVINHYGGMIGGHYTAYARLPNDKNSQRSDVGWRLFDDSTVTTVDESQVVTRYAYVLFYRRKNSPVERPLPGHPSDHRTERTPSAEAAASQASLIWQELEAEEQELQLEATQRPARSSWRPCGQKRNPSTPQHPDEGCIRYFVLATTAAIVALFLNVFYPLIYQPRWR from the exons ATGTCCAGCAGCACAAATGCCCCTGGCCAGAGGAGAGTGTCTCGGGGCTTGGATGATGCCACCaataagaagaaacagaaggatCGAGCCAATCAGGAAAGCAAGGAAG agctgctgctggactggAAGCAGAATGCCGATGAGATCATTATCAAGTTGAACTTGGGCAGTGGAGCTCTGAAGGTGGAGGATGTACATGCTGATTTCACCGACACAGACTGTGTGGTCAAACTACCAG ACGGGCGTCAGTGGAGCTGTCAGTTCTATGAGGAGATTGAGGGCTCCTGCAGCAAGATACAGTGCAAGAAGGGCAACTTTCTACAGCTTgtgcttcagaagaaaatccCACTCCATACTTGGTCTTCACTTCTG aagaaaaggaaagatggaTCCAAAGAACTGGCCAGAGGGACTGCGTGCTGGGAGAATGGGAAGGAGAAGGCTGCTTCTGCAGAGTTGACCCCTGAAGAGTCAAGGGTTGAAGGCACAGAGCCACCAAGATCCCGGCGGGAGCCCTCCAACCCCAAGCGTGCTCCAGGAAGAAGCGAGGCCCTGGGAGGGAAaagcccagccagcccagggacacagaGTGGCCCCAGCGCCAAGCGGGCAGTATACCTCAAAGTGGCTCCCACTGAAGAGGAGCCAAATGCCAGAGTCACTGGGAACACAGAACCCAGCAAAGGGCACAGTGGAAGGGCCGGCAGCCGTCGCAATGGCAGAGCCAGCCAGGTTGATGCACCTGTGGCCCTTGCAGACCTTGCACTGCCACTCGAGAAG GCTGTGGTTTTGGCCAAAGAGACTGTTCCCGTGGAGATGCCACCTCTTGCAGCTACCACGGAGGTGTTTCCCCATCGTGTTGCCACCTGTGTTGAGAAGAGagtcctgcagccaggcagcccTACTGAGGCCTTGCAGAGCCGGGACTGCCTGCCTATCCTTGGAGAGAGCTCTAAGGTCATCCCAGTGGCCACCCCACCAATGGGCAGAGATGGTGAGAAGAGGGACTGGTCCAAGGACGATGTggctctggaggcagcagctgatg AGCCAGAGCCTTTTGTAAGCCTGACCTTTGTCAAGAATGACTCATACGAGAAGGGCAATGATCTGGTGGTAGTGCATGTCTATGTGAAGGAGATCCACAAGGAGACATCCAAGGTGTTGTTCCGGGAGCAAGACTTCACACTAGTGTTCCAGACGAG TGATACGAACTTCCTTCGTCTCCATCCTGGCTGTGGGCCCCACACAGTGTTCCGGTGGCAGGTGAAGCTCAG GAACCTTATTGAGCCGGACCAGTGCACTTACAACTTCACTGTATCTCGCATTGATGTCTGCCTGAAGAAACGCCAGAGCCAGCGCTGGGGGGGGCTGGAGGCTCCAGCCACACGAG GTGCAGTGGGTGGTGCAAAGGTTGCCATGCCTACAGGCCCTACCCCTCTGGATAAGAACCCTCCGGGCAGTAACCAGCACCCCCTCTCCAGCAAGGAAGAGGCCCGAACCAGTGACAAAGAGAAGCCACGTGTGGAAGATGGGGCTCTGGATGGCGTGGCAGCCCGTACAGCTCCAGAGCACTTGGCAGTGAAGCAAGAGCCACACATTCCTTCG CCCAAACCAACGTGTATGGTGCCGCCAATGACGCACAGTCCGGTGAGTGCCGAGAGTGtggaggatgatgaggatgaggatgagaagAAGAAGGTCTGCCTGCCTGGCTTCACGGGGCTGGTGAACCTGGGCAACACTTGCTTCATGAACAGTGTCATCCAGTCCCTGTCCAACACCCGGGAGCTGCGTGACTACTTCCACG ATCGGTCCTTTGAGTCAGAAATCAACTATAACAACCCGCTGGGGACAGGTGGACGCCTGGCCATCGGCTTTGCCATGCTGCTCAGAGCACTGTGGAAGGGTACACACCATGCCTTCCAGCCCTCTAAACTAAAG GCAATTGTGGCCAGCAAGGCCAGCCAGTTCACTGGCTATGCCCAGCATGATGCTCAGGAGTTCATGGCCTTCCTGCTTGATGGCCTGCACGAGGACCTCAACCGCATCCAGAACAAGCCCTACACAGAGACTGTTGATTCAGATGGGAGGCCTGATGAG GTGGTAGCTGAGGAGGCTTGGCAACGACACAAGATGAGGAACGACTCTTTCATAGTAGACCTCTTCCAGGGCCAGTACAAATCCAAGCTTGTGTGCCCGGTGTGCTCCAAG GTGTCTATTACCTTTGACCCCTTCCTGTACCTCCCCGTGCCCCTCCCACAGAAGCAAAAGGTGCTGACTGTCTACTATTTTGCAAAGGAGCCACACAAGAAACCCATCAAG TTCCTTGTGAGTATCAGCAAGGAGAACTCCAGTGCCATGGAGGTGCTTGACTCAGTGGCCCACAGCGTGCGTGTGAAACCAGAGAACCTGCGCCTGGCAGAG GTGATCAAGAATCACTTCCACCGCGTGTTCCTGCCATCTAACTCACTAGACACAGTCTCACCAACAGacctgctgctttgctttgaggtgctgtccccagagctggccaAGGAGCGTGTGGTGGAGCTTCAAGTCCAGCAG CGTCCGCAGGTGCCCAGTGGCCCTGTTGCCAAGTGTGCAGCCTGCCAGAAGAAGCAGCTGCCAGAGGATGAGAAGCTCAAGCGCTGCACGAGGTGCTATCGAGTCGGTTACTGCAATGT GGCATGTCAGAAAACACACTGGCCAGACCACAAGGCTTCGTGCCGTCCCGAAAACATCGGTTTTCCCTTCCTCATCAGTGTGCCCGAGTCCCGCCTCACCTACGCCCgcctggcccagctgctggagggctATGCAAG GTACTCGGTCAGCGTGTTCCAGCCTCCATTCCAGTTGGGCCGGATGTCACcggagcaggggctgcagcctctgcactCAGACAAGCTGGAGCCCCTGGCcaagagcagctgtgcagccGTCACTTCTGCCCCTGAGCTGGGAGATGGGGACAGGGTTTCCAGCCTCCCACAGGAGCCCCCGCTCTCGccagctgtgcctgagctgcagccagagatGGGGGATACTACCACTGTTCGGAGCAAGGTCCTGACAGCCAGGAGTTCCCTGCTGAGCTTGGATTCGGGGTTCTCTGAGCACATGGAGTCGCAGGGTGACAGCTGTTGTGAGAAGGAGCCGTCCTATGAGAGGGCCCTCAAGCCAGAAG CTGCCATCCCTGGGTACCAACACACTCCAGACTCACTGAGTGCCCGTGCCACACAGTTCTACATCACTAAGATCGACACTGCCAACCGAGAGCACAAGCTGGAAGACAAAG GTGACACCCCCCTGGATCTGACAGATGACTGCTCCCTTGCCCTGGTGTGGAAGAACAATGAGCGCCTCAAGGAATTTGTGTTGGTAGAATCCAAGGAGTTGGAGTGTGTGGAGGATCCAGGCTCAGCCAGTGAAGCAGCACGGGCTGGCCACTTCACCCTGGAGCAGTGCCTCAATCTCTTCACGAAGCCTGAAGTTCTGGCCCCAGAGGAAGCATG GTACTGCCCCAAGTGCAAGCAGCACCGCGAAGCTTCCAAGCAGCTGATGCTGTGGCGGCTCCCCAACGTCCTCATTATCCAGCTCAAGCGCTTCTCCTTCCGCAGCTTTATTTGGAGGGACAAGATCAATGACATGGTGGACTTTCCTGTCCG GAGCCTGGACCTGAGCAAGTTCTGCATTGGTCGGAagggtgagcagcagctgcctaTGTATGACCTGTATGCTGTGATCAACCACTATGGAGGTATGATCGGAGGGCACTACACAGCATACGCCCGCCTGCCCAACGACAAGAACAGCCAGCGCAGCGACGTGG gCTGGCGGCTCTTTGACGACAGCACAGTCACCACTGTGGATGAGAGCCAAGTGGTGACCAGATACGCGTATGTCCTCTTCTATCGCCGGAAAAACTCTCCTGTGGAGAGACCCCTGCCAGGGCATCCCTCAGACCACCGCACCGAGCGCACCCCCTCTGCCgaagctgctgccagccag GCTTCTCTGATCTGGCAGGAACTGGAGGCTGAAGAACAAGAGCTGCAGCTTGAGGCAACCCAAAGGCCTGCAAGAAGCTCCTGGAGGCCCTGTGGCCAGAAGCGGAATCCGAGCACCCCCCAGCACCCAGATGAAGGCTGCATCAGATACTTTGTCCTGGCCACCACAGCCGCAATTGTGGCTCTCTTCCTGAACGTCTTCTACCCGCTCATTTACCAGCCCCGCTGGAGATAG
- the USP19 gene encoding ubiquitin carboxyl-terminal hydrolase 19 isoform X3, with protein MSSSTNAPGQRRVSRGLDDATNKKKQKDRANQESKEVSRPELKQAETAEEEDSEEELLLDWKQNADEIIIKLNLGSGALKVEDVHADFTDTDCVVKLPDGRQWSCQFYEEIEGSCSKIQCKKGNFLQLVLQKKIPLHTWSSLLKKRKDGSKELARGTACWENGKEKAASAELTPEESRVEGTEPPRSRREPSNPKRAPGRSEALGGKSPASPGTQSGPSAKRAVYLKVAPTEEEPNARVTGNTEPSKGHSGRAGSRRNGRASQVDAPVALADLALPLEKAVVLAKETVPVEMPPLAATTEVFPHRVATCVEKRVLQPGSPTEALQSRDCLPILGESSKVIPVATPPMGRDGEKRDWSKDDVALEAAADEPEPFVSLTFVKNDSYEKGNDLVVVHVYVKEIHKETSKVLFREQDFTLVFQTSDTNFLRLHPGCGPHTVFRWQVKLRNLIEPDQCTYNFTVSRIDVCLKKRQSQRWGGLEAPATRVGGAKVAMPTGPTPLDKNPPGSNQHPLSSKEEARTSDKEKPRVEDGALDGVAARTAPEHLAVKQEPHIPSPKPTCMVPPMTHSPVSAESVEDDEDEDEKKKVCLPGFTGLVNLGNTCFMNSVIQSLSNTRELRDYFHDRSFESEINYNNPLGTGGRLAIGFAMLLRALWKGTHHAFQPSKLKAIVASKASQFTGYAQHDAQEFMAFLLDGLHEDLNRIQNKPYTETVDSDGRPDEVVAEEAWQRHKMRNDSFIVDLFQGQYKSKLVCPVCSKVSITFDPFLYLPVPLPQKQKVLTVYYFAKEPHKKPIKFLVSISKENSSAMEVLDSVAHSVRVKPENLRLAEVIKNHFHRVFLPSNSLDTVSPTDLLLCFEVLSPELAKERVVELQVQQRPQVPSGPVAKCAACQKKQLPEDEKLKRCTRCYRVGYCNVACQKTHWPDHKASCRPENIGFPFLISVPESRLTYARLAQLLEGYARYSVSVFQPPFQLGRMSPEQGLQPLHSDKLEPLAKSSCAAVTSAPELGDGDRVSSLPQEPPLSPAVPELQPEMGDTTTVRSKVLTARSSLLSLDSGFSEHMESQGDSCCEKEPSYERALKPEAAIPGYQHTPDSLSARATQFYITKIDTANREHKLEDKGDTPLDLTDDCSLALVWKNNERLKEFVLVESKELECVEDPGSASEAARAGHFTLEQCLNLFTKPEVLAPEEAWYCPKCKQHREASKQLMLWRLPNVLIIQLKRFSFRSFIWRDKINDMVDFPVRSLDLSKFCIGRKGEQQLPMYDLYAVINHYGGMIGGHYTAYARLPNDKNSQRSDVGWRLFDDSTVTTVDESQVVTRYAYVLFYRRKNSPVERPLPGHPSDHRTERTPSAEAAASQASLIWQELEAEEQELQLEATQRPARSSWRPCGQKRNPSTPQHPDEGCIRYFVLATTAAIVALFLNVFYPLIYQPRWR; from the exons ATGTCCAGCAGCACAAATGCCCCTGGCCAGAGGAGAGTGTCTCGGGGCTTGGATGATGCCACCaataagaagaaacagaaggatCGAGCCAATCAGGAAAGCAAGGAAG TGTCTCGCCCTGAGCTCAAGCAGGCTGAgactgctgaggaggaggacTCAGAGGAGG agctgctgctggactggAAGCAGAATGCCGATGAGATCATTATCAAGTTGAACTTGGGCAGTGGAGCTCTGAAGGTGGAGGATGTACATGCTGATTTCACCGACACAGACTGTGTGGTCAAACTACCAG ACGGGCGTCAGTGGAGCTGTCAGTTCTATGAGGAGATTGAGGGCTCCTGCAGCAAGATACAGTGCAAGAAGGGCAACTTTCTACAGCTTgtgcttcagaagaaaatccCACTCCATACTTGGTCTTCACTTCTG aagaaaaggaaagatggaTCCAAAGAACTGGCCAGAGGGACTGCGTGCTGGGAGAATGGGAAGGAGAAGGCTGCTTCTGCAGAGTTGACCCCTGAAGAGTCAAGGGTTGAAGGCACAGAGCCACCAAGATCCCGGCGGGAGCCCTCCAACCCCAAGCGTGCTCCAGGAAGAAGCGAGGCCCTGGGAGGGAAaagcccagccagcccagggacacagaGTGGCCCCAGCGCCAAGCGGGCAGTATACCTCAAAGTGGCTCCCACTGAAGAGGAGCCAAATGCCAGAGTCACTGGGAACACAGAACCCAGCAAAGGGCACAGTGGAAGGGCCGGCAGCCGTCGCAATGGCAGAGCCAGCCAGGTTGATGCACCTGTGGCCCTTGCAGACCTTGCACTGCCACTCGAGAAG GCTGTGGTTTTGGCCAAAGAGACTGTTCCCGTGGAGATGCCACCTCTTGCAGCTACCACGGAGGTGTTTCCCCATCGTGTTGCCACCTGTGTTGAGAAGAGagtcctgcagccaggcagcccTACTGAGGCCTTGCAGAGCCGGGACTGCCTGCCTATCCTTGGAGAGAGCTCTAAGGTCATCCCAGTGGCCACCCCACCAATGGGCAGAGATGGTGAGAAGAGGGACTGGTCCAAGGACGATGTggctctggaggcagcagctgatg AGCCAGAGCCTTTTGTAAGCCTGACCTTTGTCAAGAATGACTCATACGAGAAGGGCAATGATCTGGTGGTAGTGCATGTCTATGTGAAGGAGATCCACAAGGAGACATCCAAGGTGTTGTTCCGGGAGCAAGACTTCACACTAGTGTTCCAGACGAG TGATACGAACTTCCTTCGTCTCCATCCTGGCTGTGGGCCCCACACAGTGTTCCGGTGGCAGGTGAAGCTCAG GAACCTTATTGAGCCGGACCAGTGCACTTACAACTTCACTGTATCTCGCATTGATGTCTGCCTGAAGAAACGCCAGAGCCAGCGCTGGGGGGGGCTGGAGGCTCCAGCCACACGAG TGGGTGGTGCAAAGGTTGCCATGCCTACAGGCCCTACCCCTCTGGATAAGAACCCTCCGGGCAGTAACCAGCACCCCCTCTCCAGCAAGGAAGAGGCCCGAACCAGTGACAAAGAGAAGCCACGTGTGGAAGATGGGGCTCTGGATGGCGTGGCAGCCCGTACAGCTCCAGAGCACTTGGCAGTGAAGCAAGAGCCACACATTCCTTCG CCCAAACCAACGTGTATGGTGCCGCCAATGACGCACAGTCCGGTGAGTGCCGAGAGTGtggaggatgatgaggatgaggatgagaagAAGAAGGTCTGCCTGCCTGGCTTCACGGGGCTGGTGAACCTGGGCAACACTTGCTTCATGAACAGTGTCATCCAGTCCCTGTCCAACACCCGGGAGCTGCGTGACTACTTCCACG ATCGGTCCTTTGAGTCAGAAATCAACTATAACAACCCGCTGGGGACAGGTGGACGCCTGGCCATCGGCTTTGCCATGCTGCTCAGAGCACTGTGGAAGGGTACACACCATGCCTTCCAGCCCTCTAAACTAAAG GCAATTGTGGCCAGCAAGGCCAGCCAGTTCACTGGCTATGCCCAGCATGATGCTCAGGAGTTCATGGCCTTCCTGCTTGATGGCCTGCACGAGGACCTCAACCGCATCCAGAACAAGCCCTACACAGAGACTGTTGATTCAGATGGGAGGCCTGATGAG GTGGTAGCTGAGGAGGCTTGGCAACGACACAAGATGAGGAACGACTCTTTCATAGTAGACCTCTTCCAGGGCCAGTACAAATCCAAGCTTGTGTGCCCGGTGTGCTCCAAG GTGTCTATTACCTTTGACCCCTTCCTGTACCTCCCCGTGCCCCTCCCACAGAAGCAAAAGGTGCTGACTGTCTACTATTTTGCAAAGGAGCCACACAAGAAACCCATCAAG TTCCTTGTGAGTATCAGCAAGGAGAACTCCAGTGCCATGGAGGTGCTTGACTCAGTGGCCCACAGCGTGCGTGTGAAACCAGAGAACCTGCGCCTGGCAGAG GTGATCAAGAATCACTTCCACCGCGTGTTCCTGCCATCTAACTCACTAGACACAGTCTCACCAACAGacctgctgctttgctttgaggtgctgtccccagagctggccaAGGAGCGTGTGGTGGAGCTTCAAGTCCAGCAG CGTCCGCAGGTGCCCAGTGGCCCTGTTGCCAAGTGTGCAGCCTGCCAGAAGAAGCAGCTGCCAGAGGATGAGAAGCTCAAGCGCTGCACGAGGTGCTATCGAGTCGGTTACTGCAATGT GGCATGTCAGAAAACACACTGGCCAGACCACAAGGCTTCGTGCCGTCCCGAAAACATCGGTTTTCCCTTCCTCATCAGTGTGCCCGAGTCCCGCCTCACCTACGCCCgcctggcccagctgctggagggctATGCAAG GTACTCGGTCAGCGTGTTCCAGCCTCCATTCCAGTTGGGCCGGATGTCACcggagcaggggctgcagcctctgcactCAGACAAGCTGGAGCCCCTGGCcaagagcagctgtgcagccGTCACTTCTGCCCCTGAGCTGGGAGATGGGGACAGGGTTTCCAGCCTCCCACAGGAGCCCCCGCTCTCGccagctgtgcctgagctgcagccagagatGGGGGATACTACCACTGTTCGGAGCAAGGTCCTGACAGCCAGGAGTTCCCTGCTGAGCTTGGATTCGGGGTTCTCTGAGCACATGGAGTCGCAGGGTGACAGCTGTTGTGAGAAGGAGCCGTCCTATGAGAGGGCCCTCAAGCCAGAAG CTGCCATCCCTGGGTACCAACACACTCCAGACTCACTGAGTGCCCGTGCCACACAGTTCTACATCACTAAGATCGACACTGCCAACCGAGAGCACAAGCTGGAAGACAAAG GTGACACCCCCCTGGATCTGACAGATGACTGCTCCCTTGCCCTGGTGTGGAAGAACAATGAGCGCCTCAAGGAATTTGTGTTGGTAGAATCCAAGGAGTTGGAGTGTGTGGAGGATCCAGGCTCAGCCAGTGAAGCAGCACGGGCTGGCCACTTCACCCTGGAGCAGTGCCTCAATCTCTTCACGAAGCCTGAAGTTCTGGCCCCAGAGGAAGCATG GTACTGCCCCAAGTGCAAGCAGCACCGCGAAGCTTCCAAGCAGCTGATGCTGTGGCGGCTCCCCAACGTCCTCATTATCCAGCTCAAGCGCTTCTCCTTCCGCAGCTTTATTTGGAGGGACAAGATCAATGACATGGTGGACTTTCCTGTCCG GAGCCTGGACCTGAGCAAGTTCTGCATTGGTCGGAagggtgagcagcagctgcctaTGTATGACCTGTATGCTGTGATCAACCACTATGGAGGTATGATCGGAGGGCACTACACAGCATACGCCCGCCTGCCCAACGACAAGAACAGCCAGCGCAGCGACGTGG gCTGGCGGCTCTTTGACGACAGCACAGTCACCACTGTGGATGAGAGCCAAGTGGTGACCAGATACGCGTATGTCCTCTTCTATCGCCGGAAAAACTCTCCTGTGGAGAGACCCCTGCCAGGGCATCCCTCAGACCACCGCACCGAGCGCACCCCCTCTGCCgaagctgctgccagccag GCTTCTCTGATCTGGCAGGAACTGGAGGCTGAAGAACAAGAGCTGCAGCTTGAGGCAACCCAAAGGCCTGCAAGAAGCTCCTGGAGGCCCTGTGGCCAGAAGCGGAATCCGAGCACCCCCCAGCACCCAGATGAAGGCTGCATCAGATACTTTGTCCTGGCCACCACAGCCGCAATTGTGGCTCTCTTCCTGAACGTCTTCTACCCGCTCATTTACCAGCCCCGCTGGAGATAG